The DNA region GCTGTGCTGGCGTTCGCGGGCATGAGTGCTTCGTTCATGCAGACCATCCTTATTCCTATCCAGGCGAAGCTTCCCGAACTGCTGAATGCCGGCCGGGATGACACTGCCTGGGTCATCACGGTCACGCTTCTGGTGTCCGCGATCTGCACCCCTGTGTCCGGAAAACTCGGCGACATGTACGGCAAACGGCTTGTCGCCGTCGTGCTGCTCTCCCTGCTCATCACGGGATCCGTCATCTCCGCGCTCTCCCCCACGGTCGTACCGCTGATTATCGGCCGCGGCCTGCAGGGCACTGGGATGGGTGTGGTCCCGCTTGGCATCGCGATCCTCCGGGACACCCTGCCCAGGGAGCGCCTTGGTTCGGCGATCGCCCTGGTGAGCGCAACTCTCGGGGTTGGCGGAGCGCTTGGACTACCGATCAGTGCCCTGGTCACCGAAAACTTTGACTGGCACGTCCTCTTCTGGGTCGCAGCGGGCCTGGGAGCTGTTGCCCTGACCGCCTACCTGCTTGTCGTTCCTGCAGGCAACGGTAGCCTTCATGGCCGTTTTGATTTCTTCGGCGCGATCGGACTCGCCATTGGCCTGGCCGGGTTGCTGCTGGCCGTGTCACAAGGCAACGAATGGGGGTGGACCAGCATACCGACCCTCACGTGGCTCGGTGTAGGCGTTATCGGGCTTATCGCGTGGGGCTGGTACGAGCTGCACCAAAGCAACCCCCTTGTTGATTTGCGGGTTAGTGCCCGAGGGGCAGTCTTGATGACCAATCTCGCCTCGATCGCCATGGGCTTCGCCCTTTTCTCCTCCAGCATTGTCTTTCCGCAACTTCTCCAGATGCCGGAAGGGGCCGGCGGACTTGGTCTTACTCTGCTTAACGCTAGTTTGATCCTCATGCCGTCCGGCCTTGCCATGCTCGCGATGTCGCCCGTTGCCGGGCGGATTGAGCGTCAGGTCGGACCAAAACCGCTGCTGGTCGCCGGGGCCGTCATCATCTCGGCCGCTTATCTCGCGGCCGTCCTGCTTGACCTGAACATGTGGCTGGTCCTCGTTATCAACGCGGTCATCGGTGTCGGCATCGGGCTTGGCTACGCGGCGATGCCCACCCTCATCATTCAGGCGGTTCCACTTAATGAGACAGGCGCTGCGAACGGCCTTAACACCCTGATGCGCGCGCTCGGGACCAGTATCGCGGCAGCAGTAATCGCTGCCGTCCTGGCGAACTCCGCAAACAAAACGGCAACGGGTTCGGTTCCCTCCGAATCGGGTTTCGAACTTGCCTTGCTCTTTGGACTTGGGGCGGCCCTCCTGTGTGCCATCTTGGCCGGCCTCATCCCCAAACCAAAACCCGCTGTCGCCGAGGAACCCGCACTTCCAGAAGGCGTCCTCCCGCCTTCGTAACTACGGCAAATGAAGTAGACGAAATCTCCAACCCCTGCCGGACGACCGGCAGCACGGAAACGGCAAAGCTGAATATAAGCCACCAACCAACAAAGGAGTTACGCACCATGGGCACAACACCCCTCACTTCCAAAAACACCGTTCAGGAATGGCTGGATGACATCGTCGGCGGGCCCATCCTCCGCGGCGTTCTCGCCCATGGAGGACAGACTGAAGAAGACCTGCGCCCTGCCCGCCAACTCAGTCTCCGCGCCCTGGTCGAGCTCGGGCAGGGACGGTTTCCCCAGAAGCTGGTGGACACCCTCGTGAAGCAGGCCAATGGCGGTGTGATACCCGCCGAGGAAACCGATGAGTCCGTCGCGCCGGCAGCGAACGCCCGCTTTACGGGGAAAACCGTGATCGTCACCGGTGCCGGCTCCGGCATCGGCCGCGCAACGGCCCGTCGAATCCTCAGTGAAGGCGGCCGCGTCATCGCCGTGGACCTCGCTGCCGACCGGCTCGACGACCTCACCACCAGTTCTGTAGACGGGACAGTTGTCGCCGTCCCAGCAGACATTACCTCCGCTGAAGGACGGGAGGCCATCCTCGCCGCCGTGGACGGGACCGTACACGGCCTGGCCAATGTCGCCGGAATCATGGACGGCATGATGCCGCTGCACGAAACAGAGGATGAACTCTGGCGGCGGGTCTTCTCTGTCAATGTTGACGGCACCTTCGCCCTCAGCCGCGCAGTGCTCCCTGCCATGCTCGCCCAAGGCCGCGGCTCCATCGTCAACGTCGCCTCTGAAGCGTCCCTCCGGGGCAACGCCGCAGGCACCGCATACACCGCGTCAAAGCACGCCGTCGTCGGCATCACCAAGAGCTCCGCCTTCCTTTACGGGCCTTCCGGCATCCGCACGAACGCCGTCGCCCCCGGCCCCACCGCCACCGGGATCGAGGGCACGATGTCCTCGCCCTTCGCCCGCGACCGCCTCAGCCCCTTCATGGCCCTCATCCCGCCCGTCGTCGACGCCGACCAGATGGCCGCCTCGATCACCTGGCTGCTCAGTGACGACTCCACGAACGTCAACGGCATCGTCCTCGCCTCCGACGGCGGTTGGTCCGTCCAGTAGCCGACCATCCGTTCCGCACCACGGCACCCACCTTCCGACCCCTTACCTGCACAGGAACAGACCACTATGACCTCACATAGCCAGCCAACCTCATCCAGGCGCTCTGAGAAGGACCTGGACATCGAAGCCCTGCGCGCAAAGTACCGCCACGAGCGCGACCGCCGCATCCGTCCGGATGGCACACGACAGTACCGGCGTACCGCAGGCGAGTTCGGCTACTACGCCAAGGACCCCTACACGCCGCGGACCGAGCGGGAGCCCAAAGCCGACCGGGTCGAAGTCTTGGTCATCGGCGCCGGCTTCGGCGG from Arthrobacter sp. B1I2 includes:
- a CDS encoding MFS transporter; its protein translation is MATATIEPPAARTSARPNLVIAVLAFAGMSASFMQTILIPIQAKLPELLNAGRDDTAWVITVTLLVSAICTPVSGKLGDMYGKRLVAVVLLSLLITGSVISALSPTVVPLIIGRGLQGTGMGVVPLGIAILRDTLPRERLGSAIALVSATLGVGGALGLPISALVTENFDWHVLFWVAAGLGAVALTAYLLVVPAGNGSLHGRFDFFGAIGLAIGLAGLLLAVSQGNEWGWTSIPTLTWLGVGVIGLIAWGWYELHQSNPLVDLRVSARGAVLMTNLASIAMGFALFSSSIVFPQLLQMPEGAGGLGLTLLNASLILMPSGLAMLAMSPVAGRIERQVGPKPLLVAGAVIISAAYLAAVLLDLNMWLVLVINAVIGVGIGLGYAAMPTLIIQAVPLNETGAANGLNTLMRALGTSIAAAVIAAVLANSANKTATGSVPSESGFELALLFGLGAALLCAILAGLIPKPKPAVAEEPALPEGVLPPS
- a CDS encoding SDR family NAD(P)-dependent oxidoreductase yields the protein MGTTPLTSKNTVQEWLDDIVGGPILRGVLAHGGQTEEDLRPARQLSLRALVELGQGRFPQKLVDTLVKQANGGVIPAEETDESVAPAANARFTGKTVIVTGAGSGIGRATARRILSEGGRVIAVDLAADRLDDLTTSSVDGTVVAVPADITSAEGREAILAAVDGTVHGLANVAGIMDGMMPLHETEDELWRRVFSVNVDGTFALSRAVLPAMLAQGRGSIVNVASEASLRGNAAGTAYTASKHAVVGITKSSAFLYGPSGIRTNAVAPGPTATGIEGTMSSPFARDRLSPFMALIPPVVDADQMAASITWLLSDDSTNVNGIVLASDGGWSVQ